The DNA region attaatagccagggtcatgtaaggacggcaatTTTATAAAGGAACATGGCTTCACAGAGAAATCAGTAGACATTATAAAGGTTCAGCCTTAGCAATAACTCTATAGCTACCTTATATATATGGATAGATCCTTACCTCCTGTAGTCTGTTGGTTTTAAACTTGGCTGTTTCCAGCTCCTTCTGAACAGTTCCTCGGATTTTCTCTGTGCGATGTTTCTCGTCATGTAGTACTTTTAATTCCTCACGTGCCATTCGTACTTCATCCGGTTCCATAACATCATCCGAGCCAAGACCAGACAGTTCCAAGGTCTTTGTATCCTCTGAAAAAAGATTTGATAAGTTGATTTGATTTGAGGCTATATATGTTGTTACTTTGAGATTCTAGATTTTTTGGGGCATTGGTCCACAAATACCAAACACTGTAAAAACAATAGGAATTATTTCCCTTCGATTTATGAATTCTACATACAAGTTAGCAAAAGAGAAACAATACAAACCTCTATACATGTCTTCTCCACCTTCTCGCCGTGGTAACTTGGCTTTCTCAACATCCCACCTAATCCAGACAGAAACAATGACttattattaaacaaattatttaatgtaTCTAATATATTTTGTAGACGATACAAAATCAACATTAACTtctttattaatgtttttcttttatcatCATAACTAGTGTGAGAATTTTGTCTTTGGTCACTCATATAAACACCTCAGAACACAGAAATCACTTTGATGTGCACTTACTCGCTGATGATCAGTTGGTTACGATTGGTCTCTAAGCTGATTTCCATAGACGCATTATTAAGTTCCATTAAACTTTTCCtagtaaagaaaaagaaattaatcatcAATTGATATCAGActtaaaattataattcaaCAACATAcaatgaaatgaacaaaaccaGCAAAGTTATATATTCAATCCTATGATATAAAGTGACAACTTTCTGATAGTTACAACTTGGATAGTATTTATTCAACAACAGtttcaaaaaaatgtttgtgtaacaggagagaagaagaTGTAGCGGCCACACCTGAGCTCGAACCCGGACCTCGGGACCGATCGAGCAACCTGTTCTCCAATGATCAACCTAGTCCAATTACCTTACATTTGAAATGtttgaacaaaaaatatttcttccACCAAATCAGTTTGTGTTAataactagaacactgacacgtcagaaagggccccgctatgtgtctgacgtgcttaagtgaaAAAGtggtattttgacaacgaattcttccgtgttagctatatgttgctaataaataattaatgtcaacattaattgggaaaccgatgatggtacattattataattctttggaaaaagtcttccaagtatttaacttgaatccttTTTTATTCTAATCATATCATGTAGCCATTTTGATTCAAATcatattgactttaattaatatattaagcaatgaataattttatttattatgccataacaaattgttaataagtccaaaaatggaaaatgtgtccacaacctttgatgcagtgaccccatgatcttacctttggtcagtcaaaactttggtgagttgacttcttgtttaattctgaacaactctgcttcattataaatgttgtagcaaaatgttcatgagaaaataatttttttaaatttgaccttgacctttgacttagtaaccttggcccatgaccttacctttggacagtcaactccttgtttaattctgaacaactttgcatcataatgttataacaaaatgtttatcagttaagagcaacaacattgtgatttttttaaatgttaaaatccaagatggccgattttttaatttaatttcagcctgaaaaattaccaagcagatctaggatggatggggaatcatcatgtaaaatatggggaaaatactccactcccttccatcattaatgtgcaaaagaaaaaaaacggacagacggacggactgacagacggacggacaacctgattactatagggcacccgcatctcgatgcggggccctaatgaGTGTATAGATTAAATGTGGCTTGTGATATTATACCTGAGCTCCATCTGATCCTTGAAGGATATCAGTAGCtgttccttgactttgttgagCTGTTCTCTTGCTTCTCCATGTTGTGCTGATAGAACTTCAGCTGTAaaaggtcaaaaggtcacatGATAAAACTACCTCTGACCAAATATATGTGTCAAGGCCCAGTGGATTGTCTATAGAGCAAAAACCTAAGTACAGAAAACAACATTGCAGATATGGAAAGGATTAATAAAAGATGACAAATACTCAGATGGGGGCAGTAGGTTGAATTAGATTCCTTCATTGCTCATTCATTTTAGAGAATATCCAACATAAAATAATACTTCTTCTATTTGATAGCCCTTGACAACATCCTCAACAATTTAAACAAAGCTAATATATCTAAAATTTATAGCTTTTGTTGATGTATCAAACCTTTACTCACCTTGTACGGTTTTAATTTTTGCCCCACCAACAGGACCACTTTCAACTGTATCTTGTAAGCGTACACGGAGTCGATTGATCTCCTCCCTTAATTCCTGAATGATGTTGGTATATTGGGCTATATGATAAGACACATCAGCCACATTTCTTCTCACCTTTAACATACAGCAAAACCaatgttatacaaattaatgaaGGGCCATAACTCAATATTGAGATGATTTCAGAACACACTGGActgcaataaaaaatattctttatagCTAAGCAAAATTAATGGATTAAACTGTGCACTTTACCATTGCACAAAACATTTTACAGAAACCTAAACATCAGATCACATTCTTTGTAGATATTTAACCTTCTGTCCTCAAAAATGTAGGATAGAATCAACTTTAGGGGCAAAAATGCAGATGAAACTTATTTTTAAGTATTTAAGGATGAACTCTTTGAAAATTTATCTGGGTTAGAGTTTCTTTCATACTATATATAGAGTTATTTACCTTTGTTCTGATATGCTTGGCTCGGTCTGCGTATATAAGAGTGTTGCGTGATTCCTCAAAATGTAGAGAGGCAGGACTGATATGGGCGATCATCACTGTCTTACAGTTCCCGCCCAGAGCATCCTTCAGTAGTCTTGTTAACTTACTGTCCCTGAAGTTTACATATTTAGGACCATTCTTGTCAcctaaaaaaacacaaaaacaaaaacttgaaGTGAATTAATGACAACTGAGTACCTGATATCATCCTTGCtgataatcaaatatataatctTGATGCTGGCTTTAACATCTGTTACCATTATTTATCAATCAAAGACTTGTCTTTTCATTTAGTTATTAAATTTTCTGGTTTTCTTTGTAactcttttttttatatataagcgAGTTTAAAATGAAGTTGAACAGATCCACTGCAGATTGATGACAGCTACAAGTCTATATGTCTAAGAGATTTGACTCACTGAGGGCATTAATACAGTTGCCGAGTGCCAGTAGAGAACGGTTGATGTGGGCGCCCTCCACCATACGTTTTCCTCTGTTGTGAGTAGCAGCTGCCCGTTCAGAACCAGCCAGATCCACCATGAAAAGCTTGCCCATTCGGACCTCCTGACTTGTGTTTCGTACACGATTCTGCTGTTTGACCAGGACTTGAAGAACGGCATGAGAGCGAGAGGATGTCTTGTTAGCTGCCGTCGGCTCCTGGGTTCTCTCTTTGTTGCCCATCAACAACATCTCCATTACCTAATAAAAGATATAATTAAATTACAGTTTTCTTGTGTTTACACAATCACAAAACAAGGTTTACTTAAGGAGTGTATTGAAGCTCATCCCTTTTCATCAATCAGAAGCTTGaataaatgttgtgttttaaattcacgaaaaaagaaagaaaatatgtaCTATCTGTAATCTCATCTTAACCTTCACTATCCTATCTGGACTGTTAAcactatttttttaagtttagtTGGTAGTTGATAACTTATGATGACGTTATCTgaattttttacttttaagttTCTTTTTCTTCCCATCTCATCATCTTATTTGCCTTTAGTGCTATTTTTCTTATCCCACCCCCCTCGACATTTTGACTTTATAGTGCAACTCCACTGAAACATACTGCAATAGATAATAAGGTCTAACCTCACTAGTGGTGTGGGTGTTCACTTCAGACAGTCCCGCCACTTGTACGCCACCTTTGGCATCTTCTCTCAGGTCAAGGATTCCTGACGAAGGACTCAGTAAATCTCGGATCATCTCATTGTAGATCTGAAAAAATTTGTGTCTGATAAATACTTCTATcaaaacttttatcatttttatactTAACTTTAATTCATGTCATTAGCGGTATGTTCTGGGGTGATAATATGCTTGACATAGAAGAATACTGACAGATAAGATCACTgccatgtatttatttattatataaaaaggCAGCCATAAACAGAGCGGTACCTCAACATTCATAGATCGTCAGACCCTCAGAATGGACCGATTTTCCCcctgtaaaattttgaaatctCCTCTATCAATGTAAATTGCGCAACAGAGAAAGtgcaaaatgttttttataGTATATGATTCCAAAGAACAAGCATGTCTGCATgttaataaagaatttgatcAATTACTTCCATGTTATAAATCAAACCTAggatctgtatatatatacctgcaACCAAATAATCCTTTGGCAGTGACTTTGTAATACTGTACACACATTCACAGGTGTATAATTAATAAGACTTTGATGTATGAAACAGATTGTCAGAAGACTAATATAACAACCAGGCAGCTACATTCTCATCCTTGGACATGATATATATCTGGTATACTTTATTATAAGCTGGGGCATTCTCACATCAATTAATAACAGGATCCTGTGTTCAGGTCAGTGATATAGGATTTATCATATTACACAGTAGATTCTGTTGTGAATTGGTTTCTGCAACATCAGATACAAAACTTGAATTTTTTCCACAGTGGTAAATTTTAGTATTAAGCAAATGCAATGATAATTCATTCAATGTTACTCATCTATGGAACTTTGATGGTAAATCTTCACTGATGGCTGACCAAAAACTTGTCTTTTAATATGCTTGCAAGCACCAATTTCTCCGTACAAAACACTCTTACTTCAGTCAATAACTTCATTATGTAACATAAGTAAattttttttactcaagtctGTTTTTGACTTAGGTTTGTTGCATGTTGGTTTCGAAGGAATCAGGACCTGACCTTTACAATGCTGTGAAAGTTGGTCAAAGTTGCTATTGTATTAAACACATGAAAGCAAAGACATAATGAACTAATGGAAATCTATACCGGTAACTGTCCCGACCAACTTCTATATAATTGGATGACAGCGAGGCAACGTAATGGGACAAGTAACACTATATGCCACCCACATTTCATCGTAGGGGCATGAAAAAGTATAAGCAATCCAATAACATAACCAgataaaacatgataaaatcaATGGATAAAAGCATGATAGCCGCAGGTAGCTGATTAGATGTGCGGGACATCCATGATTAATGGGAAATCTCCGGAAGCTGATGACAACCAATAAAACAAGACTATCCGTGTGAAACATGCCTCACCACATCCCAGTGACAGCAATACTATCAGGACAtgattatacatacataactaGATCCctgtatcaatatatcaatcaTTGTTTTTCCCATGTGATAGGATCTGAAGATTGTTTTTCCAAAGTCCCACTGGTCCACAGCATGTTTTATTATACACCTCCAATATGCTGTTGTAATGAACAAGTCTTCAATATTTATATCTACTAGCATGTTACCAGTCAACTATAATCGATCATGTGTATTCAGGCATGACATTTAATTAACTTGTCCTGAAAGTTTTATTAACAATACATGTTTAAGTACCGCATATATCAACCAGCTTTTAATGACTCAGCAGAAATGTTGGTGAACAAACAGGTTCATTCCCAAATTAACTCATTTTTAACAATCCTACATTTCTAACTGAATTTCATTTTGACAAACAAAAGGAGccaacctatatatgaaatttcagaaagaccCTTTCAGTGCTCTCTGAGGATTTCTACCTCAGTCCTTTCTGAAAATTTgcaataacaaacttttgaATCTCAAAATCAAAGATTACAATTCATCGGCCATTAATGTTTCCCATTAGTTCCAACTGGTACTTTCtaaacaataacaaacttcaattgacaTATCCAAGTTGGCTGCCTGTCAGCCATACCAACATATGCATTTtcagaaattatcaaaattcaagatggcctcCTGGTGGCTATGATGTTTTCAAGCAATCCTAAATACCATTGGCACAAATAGAATCCAAGAGGAAATGTTAAAAAGACCCCTTCtgtactctctgagaaatagcaacaCACACATAAGAATAGATTAATGATGAAGGATGGCAGGCAACAGATGGCTTACAACATTCGAAGGATGAAAAAGTAATTTTGTATTGCTAATACTTATCAATGACAATGTTGTTTAAGAGAAACAATGTGCCATTCATTAACTCCTGGCCatccttatttatatatacatccctggtccttatttatatatacatgaccaGAAGAAAACTTACCTCGAGGTAGGACATTGAGACTTTGTAGACCACATCCTCCCTGGtccttatttatatatacatgaccaGAAGGAAGACTTACCTCGAGGTAGGACATTGAGACTTTGTAGACCATATCCTCCCTGGTTCTCTCCATATCCTCCCTGGTTCTCTCCATCTCCTGGAACAGTACATTCAGGGACATGGCCATTATGCCTGGGTTGTCATTGTTCCCCAACATAGTGTACGTCTTCCCAGCACCTGACAAATAGTGAGATACATATTGATACACATATAAAACTTTTACCGACATTTTACGGCATTCAAAGATTTCGTTTTTTTAGCCCCACTTTCTTTGTATTCATTGTGATCACCAGCAATAAGCTGAAAATTGTGCATTTCTAAATATCTATTTTTGAAGAAATGATACACAGAATATACATTCAaatatacaagagatcccagagggatctcggagcccaccaaagattgatctatgtctgacaactgTCAGGTGGATCAATCTTTTCTCaacttttcaaacttcaactatcaaaatccaagatgcaatctgtccgccatcttgttgaccaatcggtcccaaaatgcacaatgcacaactagagcctaAGGAGAttctacatatggaatttgagacagatccttgcAGTACTATcggagaaatagtggtaacaaatttcaactatcaaaattcaagatggcgaccaGTCAACTATCTTGTTGATTGATGGGGCCCAAAAGTCAGTATGCACAGATAGGGCCCAATATGTTATTTGAGAactatcccttcagtactttgagAAAAATTGGTAATAACTTTTTACttccaaaattcaagatggcggcctggcggccaacttgttgacagattggttACAAAACGCAATCTGCACAAAtatggccctaggggaacctacatatgaaatttaagaatgatcccttcagtacctCAGGAGAAAATAGCTttataacaaacttaaactaccaaaatccaagatggctacctggcagccatcttgttgaccgaatggtccaaaaatgcaatatgcataactagggccctaggggaacctacatacaaattttgagaaagatcccttcaatactcgagaaaaaacaataaagagaattgttaacggacggaaagacagaccacggacgaaaggcggtTTGAATAGCCCACTATCTGATGATGGTGTGCTAAAAGTATAGAGGAATCTTTATGAATCTTAAGGAGTTTCAAAGAGAATTTAAATTATTAATCTTATTGCTTTACCTGTAGCACCGTAGGCAAAGACAGTGGCATTGTACCCGGACACAACACTTGGGATCAGGAAACTGGCTGTTGATTTAAACACTTCTTCCTGTAAATGAAATCATGACcatgttaaaaatgtttaaatctaaTTAGAGTATTGATATCTAACTATTTGGCTGGGGGAAAAAATCATGGATAAACAGCATAATTCCATGGCAGTTTGTAGAAATCTCAGAGACGAGTAAAGTTGATGGATTCATTGGATAATTTCtacattattacatttttaaactcaggatataaataaaaacaacagtaaaACACACAAAGCAGTGGAAATCAGTGTTGAGAAAAatgtggaaaaaaaatcttttattttgcatttaagGACGGCCATTCTGACTGTCCCGTGCATACCTGTTGTGATTGCATGTGAGTTTTAGAAGACTTGTGTATTGTGAGGTTGTAAACCTTTTGATTACATGAAACTATAGCCTGCTTTAATGTGCTAGTAAATTAAAATCTTCAACCTGTTCAGTTGTTATGGACGCCGAGTTTTTAATCTAGCTGATAAAATCAATTCTTATAAGTACACACACAGGAGCAATTAAACAAAACCCAGGAAGATCTAAAGCCATATTTTCCATTACTATGAATCTTTAATGTAGGGACAGAAATGGTAAAGCAGAGAATACAAACAACTCATCACAAATTCGTTACAACGCCATTCTTTGCATGCAACTAACTGCCTTTCAGTACAAACTATTGTtttcttgaaatatttaaaagatcATTTATGAATAGATATTTTTACACAACCATTGAAGATTGTATCCTTTACCTGTATAGTATTGGGCTTATTGGACAATAAATCATTGCTGTGACATTTACACTACAGAAAGGGACATTTACATTAAGAGATATAATTTTTCCATGAATTTCATTTGACAACAGATACAGTACATATTTCATGATTACAGCAGGGCATTCAGTAGACCCCTAAGAGCATGTTTTAGACTCtgaaaaatcatatttgactCTTAGATTTGAAGCACAAATCTATCTGTCATGTTTTGACTCTTCAGATTTCTGAGAAATGGTTATTGAAAGGTCAACTGGATAGCCTGTACAGTAATTTCAGGTTCTATCAATGTGATTAGGTTCAATGTGATTACTATGAAAGTTTTCCAAAGAGAAAATGACAGCTTTGATTTATAAGCTAATGCCAATGAACTGAATCACCTAGTTACCCCATGATCATTTGGCATCAATCCAGTATTAGCCTTGATCTCATTCTGATCAAATAATCTGTCAGTATCtatacattaattacatatcAGGTTCATTTTCCCGGACACAAAATCACATTTAAATTCAAAGTGTTAAGTTAGTTTAGAAGACAGGATATCTTTATTACTTAATCTGAATGCATGGTGTATATATACCGATGCCAAGCTGTTTTAAATTCCATGACAAAGCAGAATGTAAAGAAACAGGTAAGGTTATTTTACAGCGCCTTTGGAATCCTATATAGAAATTGTCCTTTATCTGAGGTACATTATACCGGGTACCGACACGGCTATACCTCTGTTACACATTCCCATATCATACATATTCAAACTTCATGAAAAAACATTGGGCCTTGGGTGGCCTTTGTTGAATGCGTATTTACCAATCTGTcccatgtacattgtacatgacaATAGAACCAGTGATTTATTACAAAGTTACATTCTCTAGAAGAACAAACCCAGTAGCATTGTGTCTCCAGAATAAGACGGCTTTGAAGCATTGTTACTGCTCCGCACAACTGTTTATGCCACGTTATAAGATGACAAGATTTGCCATTAACCTCCCTTCAAAACCTGATTGACCTTTTGGAGTGTAGGATTGATCTGGAGACAATTGACACGCGACAATGAAGAACAGTTTGTTCTATAGAGCAATGCTTAGGTATATTGTTGAGGTTTATTATCCAAAATGTATTACAACATATACAACATCTATGTCTTTGGCCAAGTACAAAGGACCAGCATTTAAAAACTGCACCTAAATCTCGTTTTGAACCTGTAAATTTTATACTTAAAGCTATTTAAGTCTAATTAAAGTGTAATCAACACCTGGTCATCAAAGACTTtactattttacattttatgtagTTTGTTCTTTTCAAAACTGATGTAAATAGAGTCATTAAGTAAATTGATCAAACCAACATCATTGATAGGTAAAGGGATTGATACCTATGACCAATAGGTTTCAGTTGATTTTCTATGGCATTTTTTATGTTTCACTTCACCAAAAATACACTTTAAACCAAACCACAGCTGCTAGACACAAACAAATACTCCTTAGTACTTGTGTCTTGTAATTTATTCTATCTCCGATTACCATAAAACAGGACACTACTAGGACCCtcatttataatgtaaaaacaacatgtccatatacctatatataacatcagtttAGAGTGATAaacaacatttctttttttgtcCTGTAGTAATAATGGTTTTCATTTGCTatcaaatttcaataaattattgAAGATAACAAGAATCAATGAAACCCAATCCTGTACATTCTGTAGGGATGTTTACTACCAATAACTGTCCAATAGAACTGTCAGTATAACTTCATCATTATAAATGTTCAGATGGCATGCAACGAGCTTGTAACTCGACTTATTGCATGTATATAATCCAACCTATTGCTAAACACTTAGGCTAACCTATCTATTTTGGAATCCCAAAGGAAtggcaaaatattttaaactagATGAGGGTCATCATGAGAGAGATACAGTTATTaccatatatatttgtataacttCTAGCACAAATGTTCTTTTGTAAGGATATAAGAATGGAAATTTAATCTTGTACTGCTGTATCCCTTATCATATTCAATTAAGATGATAATTTAAAAGGTTCAATtagatgaaatgaaaataaattaatcgGGAACATAAAAGTAACATGAATCCACACAACACACCCTTGGATAGGAAAACAATTTGCGTGAATTATTTTGCAAATTGTTTTTGCCAGGTACCTGttaacattttttctttttcctctcattttttattcatttctgTTTTTAAAAACTTAATTTCATTAAAGTTTAAAAACTGGAGCAGAGATAAAGTCCAGAGAGACAATGATGAATGATAAAACAATAGGATTGTATTCCCCGAGGAAATCTTGAGCAACCATAACACGGTCTGGTCGCCATGGCGGTACAGGTTACAATTCACCTGTGGGATGATGATGATAGGACACACATCACTGACAATGCAATCAATTTCTCCTCTTTTGTTAATTTCTACCATGTCACTTAGGATAATGACAGTAGGTTTATAAACATTGTGTGTATTGATCACCAAGTTATGATAAGCCAATGAATGCAGAGCCAATGAATACAGTTCCTATGAATTTTAGTTATTCATTTTCATATGCATCATTTCTATGCATGATAAATTTGTCTGATATGCAAGATCCAATCTATAGTCCAAAAGCAtttgaatataataatatgtgaTCCGCAAATCACCAAGTTGTTTGCAGAACTAAAGCTCTTGCCTTCATAAGAAGTTTTTCAAAGTTTGAACATTGGACATTTTGATGATGTCTAAAGTAAATACTATGATATAATCCtttattgttatcatattttcaGGATCCAATTTCACAACtttgatttattaataataGACCCAATAAATCCAATTAATATTGCCTATTTGGTTAAGACTGATAATGCATATGGACTTTTACATTACCGTACATGTATTAACGGTACATGTTTCCAGTTTTACAGCACTTTCCGCTTAAAAGTCATAAATCTTCACTTTATGAAGGCAGGTTCGACAGATGTGTGTTACTGATAGATACTCATGGATACTGTAAATTATGCTAAGAAGTATTTCGGAGGCAATCTGTTCATGCCTATAATTGCCAATTCACACTGATGCCGACGTAAATCCCTTTAGATCCCGAACCAATGTTACCATCACCAACATCAATATCTAATAGGATATTAAGACATTGATTTTGGCTTTCACCTTCCAACCAGGTATCATTAAGGCGCCTTCAAGTCATATTGAGATGTGTGTGCTCTAGTTTCTTAAGAGGTTGATCTAGCTAGCAGGTGGAGATATAAATCCCGTATTGTATAaaggtgaaatatatttatttatcaatctTTGCTGGTATTGTCCTGGTAAAAATTTATACACAAACACATATTCACAAAGGTATTTCTGTAATTATGATATGGAGAAAAATTCTTTCTTTAGCAATGCTATCAATCTGAATTAATGCACTGAATGAAGTAATGAGAATGTGATTACAGTATCGGTGTAACAATATAATTCTGAATCCGTCCTCcaagttttattgaaataatcatttttCTGCTGTGAACTAACCAAACTATACAACCTGTGCAAATATTAtacattgttctttatttacataatattttgtttttcactAAACCAGAATCTCTAATgaatatattattcatggaaaaAGCTTAATGTCATTGAAGGTTGCTATATAGCATTACCAAAACATAGGGTGTGGTTGAATGTATACGTCAATATCTATTATATGTGATCTGaccatgatatatatatacatgtatatatataattaggtcATTTCTGAGGTACCAGAATAGACACTATCAATTATTGACAGAGTGGAGAAGGTGAGCCTGACAGATACAAACACATAAGTTATTCATCAGTTCTACTGTCTCTAACTGTCAACAGTACGTAAATTCTGCCTAGCAACTAGCTGACTCAGGGACCTAGGCCCTGATTTCTTAAAAGAAGAAGAGCTGACTTACGTCAAAACTCAAGTCATCTCCTTATGTAACTACTGTTAATGTCATTTAATACTGaagtttgtttcaagaaatcacCGCTAGATAAGCCAAAGAACCATAAACTCAAGACACTGTTAGTTTGCATTATTCTTTATcctaatattaatttatttacacttaatatccgtcctttaaaaaaaaaaatttcaaataccTCATCATGGTAAAAAAATATGCTACCGAGATAGAAAAATCAACACATACCATGCAATGTAGCAAAATTAACATATAATAATTCAGTTTGTGTTAATCATTGAAAGGTTTTGAAtgaaaaaatggttaaaaaaataatttacctGAGATGCATTGCTGTCAAACgtataatcaaatacaaatTTCTTCTCTCGTGATCGATTAGCTCTTAGTACATCATCATGTTCCGAATCACTCGGATCCATTAGTACAACCATCTGAAACAGACAAATTACATAATGATTACCAACAGTGCAATTCTTAAAGATCATGTAATTCAACGTGGTACATCCTACATTTATGTCTGTATGTGATCATTTATCAAAGACTTAATTAAGCAATGTTTGTGATGCACGTGTGCACCGTGCGGTGCTTGTATATTTGGAAGACTACAATATATCTAAATTTGTCACCTTGCAGCAGTCAGACTACCACTTTTAACTTTATCAAATTATAATGAGATATCTCACCATAGAGACAATAATCATGTTCATAATTGCAATAAGTTCCAAAAGAGCAATCATACTTGACCTTTGTAACCAtgaataaaggtcaagatcattcattcaAGCATACCTCAGGTCAATGTTTTGATTAATGACTCTGATTCCAAATAATTTACCATGGCAATTTGAATCAAGGACAAGGTTATTCATAAGCACCAACTTAGTAGGCAATAGGATCCCTCTAGCCTATCAGACCCATGGGATCTTGAAGTTccaggtccaatatcaggtctctggtCCTCTTAACTTATTCTGAAGCCTGCATGACCTCTTTGACCATGTTTTAAGGTCATTTATCTGAACATATGACATTGTTTTAagttcatttatttgaacaaatt from Argopecten irradians isolate NY chromosome 5, Ai_NY, whole genome shotgun sequence includes:
- the LOC138323157 gene encoding kinesin-like protein KIF19 isoform X1, with amino-acid sequence MADTKTKGGGEQTLTVALRIRPMNEDESMMGASTIAHKVQKKMVVLMDPSDSEHDDVLRANRSREKKFVFDYTFDSNASQEEVFKSTASFLIPSVVSGYNATVFAYGATGAGKTYTMLGNNDNPGIMAMSLNVLFQEMERTREDMERTREDMVYKVSMSYLEIYNEMIRDLLSPSSGILDLREDAKGGVQVAGLSEVNTHTTSEVMEMLLMGNKERTQEPTAANKTSSRSHAVLQVLVKQQNRVRNTSQEVRMGKLFMVDLAGSERAAATHNRGKRMVEGAHINRSLLALGNCINALSDKNGPKYVNFRDSKLTRLLKDALGGNCKTVMIAHISPASLHFEESRNTLIYADRAKHIRTKVRRNVADVSYHIAQYTNIIQELREEINRLRVRLQDTVESGPVGGAKIKTVQAEVLSAQHGEAREQLNKVKEQLLISFKDQMELRKSLMELNNASMEISLETNRNQLIISEWDVEKAKLPRREGGEDMYREDTKTLELSGLGSDDVMEPDEVRMAREELKVLHDEKHRTEKIRGTVQKELETAKFKTNRLQETIPQRINGEDQREILSLLYKVHILEIENTEVQSACLLREFQIKKKDMVLSRFRQHQNLADQIIKRQRVLLAEKNIATPKDLEELYDLYKLELDDRLLMIEEDSGLSPEYLKIGSGGRINRSFINDEADQLSTLEEEDARLTPRFGEGEKLFSRSAKAQRLRDDNLSVNWGDNLNLNGTPRTPRSPHSSRHNSPQPVHVYSDDRTTITSNTRNIAALAAKKRSKAQNNLLNIERQYGEPRSLYRPSNDDAYLSPRTLARHNQSYDDVVLPSIHKPPSEDNLSNATKQSANTDNSNLPPIRRKGTKESDLKRNRRTRGYDNSYSSQYAKMNSTRNRHGVDVYGKTKRGQKGDSSGGSTPQSKSKSLVPTITSYRKGDIAVHGFSLPR
- the LOC138323157 gene encoding kinesin-like protein KIF19 isoform X2, with protein sequence MADTKTKGGGEQTLTVALRIRPMNEDESMMGASTIAHKVQKKMVVLMDPSDSEHDDVLRANRSREKKFVFDYTFDSNASQEEVFKSTASFLIPSVVSGYNATVFAYGATGAGKTYTMLGNNDNPGIMAMSLNVLFQEMERTREDMVYKVSMSYLEIYNEMIRDLLSPSSGILDLREDAKGGVQVAGLSEVNTHTTSEVMEMLLMGNKERTQEPTAANKTSSRSHAVLQVLVKQQNRVRNTSQEVRMGKLFMVDLAGSERAAATHNRGKRMVEGAHINRSLLALGNCINALSDKNGPKYVNFRDSKLTRLLKDALGGNCKTVMIAHISPASLHFEESRNTLIYADRAKHIRTKVRRNVADVSYHIAQYTNIIQELREEINRLRVRLQDTVESGPVGGAKIKTVQAEVLSAQHGEAREQLNKVKEQLLISFKDQMELRKSLMELNNASMEISLETNRNQLIISEWDVEKAKLPRREGGEDMYREDTKTLELSGLGSDDVMEPDEVRMAREELKVLHDEKHRTEKIRGTVQKELETAKFKTNRLQETIPQRINGEDQREILSLLYKVHILEIENTEVQSACLLREFQIKKKDMVLSRFRQHQNLADQIIKRQRVLLAEKNIATPKDLEELYDLYKLELDDRLLMIEEDSGLSPEYLKIGSGGRINRSFINDEADQLSTLEEEDARLTPRFGEGEKLFSRSAKAQRLRDDNLSVNWGDNLNLNGTPRTPRSPHSSRHNSPQPVHVYSDDRTTITSNTRNIAALAAKKRSKAQNNLLNIERQYGEPRSLYRPSNDDAYLSPRTLARHNQSYDDVVLPSIHKPPSEDNLSNATKQSANTDNSNLPPIRRKGTKESDLKRNRRTRGYDNSYSSQYAKMNSTRNRHGVDVYGKTKRGQKGDSSGGSTPQSKSKSLVPTITSYRKGDIAVHGFSLPR